In the genome of Streptomyces collinus, one region contains:
- a CDS encoding carbohydrate ABC transporter permease: MTPVWRYGRPALVLLLAGLAVGVPLWLVAVTSAKPQAEAIKPNLDLPRHWQPAANYADALAEGEMLRGFLNSLLVVVPSVVLVLILGAGAAWVFARRKSRLVSAAYALCISGLLLPPAVITIVMELRQLGLAGTRPGMIAVYTGMYLSTSIFFMTGFIRAIPMELEEAARMDGATPSRIFWRIVLPLLRPVIATATIMVTLYAWSDVFYAFFVLGGGDRATLPLNLYQVASAQLYLNNWHLVFAYVVVMSLPMVAVFLVGQRKIVSGITSGAVK, from the coding sequence GTGACCCCGGTGTGGCGCTACGGCCGTCCCGCCCTGGTCCTGCTGCTGGCCGGGCTGGCGGTGGGCGTGCCGCTGTGGCTGGTCGCCGTCACCTCGGCCAAGCCGCAGGCTGAGGCGATCAAGCCGAACCTGGACCTGCCCCGGCACTGGCAGCCCGCCGCCAACTATGCGGACGCCCTGGCCGAGGGCGAGATGCTGCGCGGCTTCCTCAACTCCCTGCTGGTCGTGGTGCCTTCCGTGGTCCTGGTGCTGATCCTGGGCGCTGGTGCCGCCTGGGTGTTCGCGCGCCGGAAGTCGAGGCTGGTGTCGGCGGCGTACGCGCTGTGCATCAGCGGGCTGCTGCTGCCGCCGGCCGTCATCACCATCGTGATGGAGCTGCGCCAGCTCGGTCTGGCCGGCACCCGGCCCGGCATGATCGCCGTCTACACCGGCATGTACCTGTCGACGTCGATCTTCTTCATGACGGGCTTCATCCGCGCCATCCCCATGGAACTTGAGGAGGCGGCCCGGATGGACGGGGCGACGCCGTCGCGGATCTTCTGGCGGATCGTCCTGCCGCTGCTCCGGCCGGTCATCGCCACGGCGACGATCATGGTGACGCTCTACGCCTGGAGCGACGTCTTCTACGCGTTCTTCGTCCTCGGCGGCGGAGACCGGGCGACCCTGCCGCTCAACCTGTACCAGGTCGCCAGCGCCCAGCTCTACCTCAACAACTGGCATCTCGTCTTCGCGTACGTCGTGGTGATGAGCCTGCCCATGGTCGCCGTGTTCCTCGTCGGCCAGCGAAAGATCGTGTCCGGAATCACCAGTGGAGCCGTCAAATGA
- a CDS encoding CBM35 domain-containing protein, giving the protein MAATLPAAGPAAAAADPQRLTVDLGASEGPVMLGANGSLYGLSDDGVPSDAVMEPLKITSISQKPEGGAQHPNGDALTVSKSFFRSGGGEINVMMQDIYAKWPYEDLGIDDYLPKVDKIVKEISADRNSERFVYIPFNEPDQIWYKLDVQDQVQYEKNRDRFFKDWKTVYQRIRAIDPDARIAGPNEAAYHTRLLKDFLAFTKRENVVPQVMTWHELGSGSLRDFQAHYDDYRRLEREAGIAPLKINIDEYANRRDLSVPGQLVQWVSMFERNKVFANMAYWDAAGNLSGHVVRSNIPNGGWWLFRWYAGLTGNTVKVTPPQPNTVDTLQGLASLDTSRRQAQVLLGGADGDSDVVVKNVPRSVFGRTVTATVAEAAWSGYEGQHAAPRVLARTKVKVADDGSATVPLRGLHKMSAYRIVLTPGGSGSPAAASVPWSASYEAENAAITDGKVYTQGTVSNANGYAASGTQDVGSLNQPGSKVAFTVNVPKDGTYDLAVLYGNQSGGPATQKLTVDGADPVTVTYPSTENWTYRAKNDVRIQLKAGEHQLVLSKGDAEVTLDRIDLTSDTGAASASYEATLADISGKPSYDYSSSSGVGTGALVLRSGDKAVFDVYAPRDGYYTVTPRTSAAVGLALHGERVTAAPGRPLRLYLVAGNNRVAMTSGHAAVRSLDVSGDGSTSGTLSYEGASATLAGGAKLVDSPHASAGSYIGWLGNSPSSTAEFTVTAPRSGRYVMVVHYAHNDRRDNGHAYNTDIMSRTADIRVGDAAPRKVTFKNTWSWDDYWTVGVPVDLAKGANKVTFGNAAAWAPNIDRIELGRVVG; this is encoded by the coding sequence ATGGCAGCCACCCTTCCCGCGGCCGGTCCCGCGGCAGCCGCAGCCGATCCGCAGCGCCTCACCGTCGACCTCGGCGCCTCCGAGGGCCCCGTGATGCTCGGCGCCAACGGCTCCCTCTACGGGCTCAGCGACGACGGGGTGCCCAGCGACGCCGTGATGGAGCCCCTGAAGATCACCAGCATCTCGCAGAAGCCGGAGGGCGGCGCCCAGCACCCCAACGGCGACGCGCTCACGGTCTCGAAGTCGTTCTTCCGCAGCGGCGGCGGCGAGATCAACGTGATGATGCAGGACATCTACGCCAAGTGGCCGTACGAGGACCTCGGCATCGACGACTACCTCCCCAAGGTCGACAAGATCGTCAAGGAGATATCGGCCGACCGGAACAGCGAACGCTTCGTCTACATCCCCTTCAACGAGCCCGACCAGATCTGGTACAAGCTCGACGTCCAGGACCAGGTCCAGTACGAGAAGAACCGCGACCGGTTCTTCAAGGACTGGAAGACGGTGTACCAGCGGATCCGCGCGATCGACCCGGACGCGCGTATCGCCGGACCCAACGAAGCCGCCTATCACACACGTCTGCTGAAGGACTTCCTCGCCTTCACCAAGCGGGAGAACGTGGTGCCCCAGGTGATGACCTGGCACGAACTCGGCTCCGGCTCCCTGCGTGACTTCCAGGCCCACTACGACGACTACCGCAGGCTGGAGCGCGAGGCGGGCATCGCCCCCCTGAAGATCAACATCGACGAGTACGCCAACCGCCGCGACCTGTCCGTGCCCGGGCAGCTCGTGCAGTGGGTGTCGATGTTCGAGCGCAACAAGGTGTTCGCCAACATGGCGTACTGGGACGCCGCCGGCAATCTCAGCGGCCATGTGGTGCGTTCCAACATCCCCAACGGCGGCTGGTGGCTGTTCCGCTGGTACGCGGGCCTGACCGGGAACACCGTGAAGGTGACGCCGCCGCAGCCGAACACCGTCGACACCCTCCAGGGACTCGCTTCCCTGGACACCTCCCGCCGCCAGGCCCAGGTGCTGCTCGGCGGTGCGGACGGCGACTCGGACGTGGTCGTGAAGAACGTCCCCCGGTCCGTGTTCGGCCGTACGGTCACGGCGACCGTCGCCGAGGCGGCCTGGTCGGGGTACGAGGGGCAGCACGCGGCGCCGCGGGTCCTGGCGCGCACCAAGGTGAAGGTCGCGGACGACGGCTCGGCGACGGTCCCGCTGCGCGGGCTGCACAAGATGTCGGCGTACCGGATCGTCCTCACCCCCGGCGGCTCGGGCAGCCCGGCCGCCGCCTCCGTCCCGTGGTCGGCGTCGTACGAGGCCGAGAACGCCGCCATCACCGACGGCAAGGTCTACACCCAGGGCACGGTGAGCAACGCCAACGGCTACGCCGCCTCCGGCACCCAGGACGTCGGCTCCCTCAACCAGCCCGGCAGCAAGGTCGCGTTCACGGTGAACGTGCCGAAGGACGGCACCTACGACCTGGCGGTCCTCTACGGCAACCAGTCCGGCGGCCCCGCCACACAGAAGCTGACCGTCGACGGCGCCGACCCGGTGACGGTCACCTACCCCTCGACCGAGAACTGGACCTACCGCGCGAAGAACGACGTCCGCATCCAGCTGAAGGCGGGGGAACACCAGTTGGTGTTGTCCAAGGGTGACGCCGAGGTCACGCTCGACCGGATCGACCTGACGAGCGACACCGGCGCGGCCTCCGCGTCGTACGAGGCCACCCTGGCGGACATCAGCGGCAAGCCGTCGTACGACTACTCGTCCTCGTCCGGCGTGGGCACGGGTGCCCTGGTGCTGCGCTCCGGCGACAAGGCCGTCTTCGACGTGTACGCCCCGCGGGACGGCTACTACACGGTGACTCCGCGGACCTCGGCGGCGGTGGGGCTCGCCCTGCACGGCGAGAGGGTCACGGCGGCGCCCGGCCGCCCGCTGCGGCTGTACCTCGTCGCGGGCAACAACCGGGTCGCGATGACGTCGGGCCATGCCGCGGTCCGCTCCCTCGACGTCTCCGGCGACGGCTCAACCTCCGGCACGCTTTCCTACGAGGGGGCCTCGGCCACGCTCGCGGGTGGCGCGAAGCTCGTGGACAGCCCGCACGCGTCCGCCGGCTCCTACATCGGCTGGCTCGGCAACAGCCCTTCCAGCACCGCCGAGTTCACGGTGACCGCGCCGAGGTCCGGACGCTATGTGATGGTCGTCCACTACGCCCACAACGACCGCCGGGACAACGGCCACGCCTACAACACGGACATCATGTCCCGTACGGCGGACATCAGGGTCGGGGACGCCGCACCGCGGAAGGTCACGTTCAAGAACACCTGGAGCTGGGACGACTACTGGACGGTCGGCGTCCCGGTCGATCTGGCGAAGGGCGCGAACAAGGTGACGTTCGGCAACGCCGCCGCCTGGGCGCCGAACATAGACCGGATCGAGCTGGGCCGGGTCGTGGGCTGA
- a CDS encoding M56 family metallopeptidase → MGVFVFLPLILPLTAWPVARLAEQHLHPRTATRLLTVLAVVLALCSTVCLALVMVVGTAQLPGNPLPDGWSDPEVRAAVPYDEVVGKAAIPALCAVVVACVRTVRRHGRVRRQAHRALAGLRETEVAVLPDAVPYAYALPPGGRRGGGVSRAGAGRGRVVVTTALLDRLPPAERRALFAHERAHLAARHDRYLLAVQLAARANPFLRPLPTAVAYTAERWADEEAARVIGSRRTVARAIGTAALVSRGTPLPTLAGLAAPGPVPRRVAALLGPAPAVRPWPPAFTAVGLAAWGAAAGTAVSAMSSANAAVTMFLILHAATPL, encoded by the coding sequence ATGGGGGTCTTCGTCTTTCTGCCACTGATCCTGCCGCTCACCGCCTGGCCGGTCGCCCGCCTCGCCGAACAGCATCTGCATCCGCGCACCGCGACCCGCCTGCTGACCGTGCTGGCCGTGGTGCTGGCGCTGTGCAGCACGGTGTGCCTGGCGCTGGTGATGGTGGTCGGCACCGCGCAACTGCCCGGCAACCCGCTGCCGGACGGCTGGTCCGACCCCGAGGTGCGCGCGGCGGTGCCCTACGACGAGGTCGTGGGCAAGGCCGCGATTCCCGCGCTGTGCGCGGTCGTCGTCGCCTGTGTCCGGACGGTGCGGCGGCACGGGCGGGTACGCCGTCAGGCGCATCGCGCCCTGGCCGGGCTGCGGGAGACGGAGGTGGCGGTGCTCCCCGACGCCGTGCCCTATGCGTACGCGCTGCCGCCCGGAGGCCGCCGGGGCGGTGGGGTGTCGCGCGCCGGCGCCGGGCGTGGCCGTGTCGTGGTGACCACGGCCCTGCTGGACCGGCTCCCGCCGGCCGAGCGCCGTGCCCTGTTCGCCCACGAGCGGGCGCACCTCGCCGCACGGCACGACCGCTACCTGCTCGCCGTGCAACTGGCGGCCCGCGCCAACCCCTTCCTGCGGCCGCTGCCCACCGCCGTGGCGTACACGGCGGAGCGGTGGGCGGACGAGGAGGCGGCCCGGGTGATCGGCAGCCGCCGCACCGTGGCGAGGGCGATCGGCACGGCCGCGCTCGTCTCGCGGGGCACCCCGCTGCCCACCCTCGCGGGACTCGCGGCTCCCGGCCCGGTGCCGCGCCGGGTGGCGGCGCTGCTCGGCCCGGCCCCCGCCGTGCGCCCTTGGCCGCCGGCGTTCACGGCGGTCGGACTGGCCGCGTGGGGCGCGGCGGCGGGTACAGCCGTCTCGGCGATGTCGTCCGCGAACGCGGCCGTGACGATGTTCCTCATCCTGCACGCGGCGACACCGCTCTGA
- a CDS encoding BlaI/MecI/CopY family transcriptional regulator — MTGPGQRPRRGQGELEALVLSALREADGPATAGWVQERLGGDLAYTTVITILTRLLGKSAVTRERVGRSFAWTPASDQAGLAARKMRKVLDAESDRGAVLASFVTGLGPDEERLLRDLLDQAQSEGED; from the coding sequence GTGACGGGTCCCGGGCAGCGTCCCCGGCGGGGACAGGGCGAGCTGGAGGCGCTGGTGCTGTCGGCGCTGCGGGAGGCGGACGGCCCGGCCACGGCCGGCTGGGTGCAGGAACGCCTCGGCGGTGACCTGGCGTACACGACGGTGATCACGATCCTGACCCGGCTGCTGGGCAAGAGCGCGGTCACCCGGGAGCGGGTCGGCCGGTCCTTCGCCTGGACACCGGCCTCGGACCAGGCGGGCCTGGCCGCCCGCAAGATGCGCAAGGTGCTGGACGCCGAGAGCGACCGAGGGGCCGTGCTGGCCAGCTTCGTCACCGGCCTCGGCCCGGACGAGGAGCGGCTGCTGCGCGACCTGCTGGATCAGGCCCAGAGTGAAGGGGAAGACTGA
- a CDS encoding TerD family protein, with the protein MGVSLSKGGNVSLSKEAPGLTAVLVGLGWDVRTTTGTDYDLDASALLLDASGKVPSDQHFVFYNNLKSPDGSVEHTGDNLTGEGEGDDESVKVSLAAVPAEIDKIVFPVSIHDAENRGQSFGQVRNAFIRVVNQAGGQEIARYDLSEDASTETAMVFGELYRHGAEWKFRAVGQGYASGLAGIAADFGVNV; encoded by the coding sequence GTGGGAGTTTCCCTGTCCAAGGGCGGCAACGTCTCGCTCAGCAAGGAGGCGCCCGGCCTGACCGCCGTCCTGGTCGGCCTGGGCTGGGACGTCCGCACGACCACCGGCACCGACTACGACCTCGACGCATCCGCCCTGCTCCTGGACGCGTCCGGCAAGGTCCCCTCGGACCAGCACTTCGTCTTCTACAACAACCTCAAGAGCCCCGACGGTTCGGTCGAGCACACCGGCGACAACCTCACCGGCGAGGGCGAGGGCGACGACGAGTCCGTCAAGGTGAGCCTCGCCGCCGTGCCGGCCGAGATCGACAAGATCGTCTTCCCGGTGTCCATTCACGACGCCGAGAACCGCGGCCAGAGCTTCGGGCAGGTCCGCAACGCGTTCATCCGGGTCGTCAACCAGGCGGGCGGCCAGGAGATCGCCCGCTACGACCTGTCGGAGGACGCCTCGACCGAGACCGCGATGGTCTTCGGCGAGCTCTACCGGCACGGCGCCGAGTGGAAGTTCCGTGCGGTCGGCCAGGGCTACGCCTCGGGTCTCGCCGGTATCGCCGCCGACTTCGGCGTCAACGTCTGA
- a CDS encoding twin-arginine translocase TatA/TatE family subunit gives MFGLSEFAIILIVVIAVIGIKKLPELTRSAGKAARILKAEARAAKDEEAGTAPAPRVVQGEIVPPGTGTTPPGARTAGTPDHP, from the coding sequence ATGTTCGGACTGAGCGAGTTCGCGATCATTCTCATCGTCGTCATAGCGGTCATCGGGATCAAGAAGCTCCCCGAGCTGACCCGCTCGGCCGGCAAGGCGGCCCGCATCCTCAAGGCCGAGGCCCGCGCGGCGAAGGACGAGGAGGCCGGGACGGCCCCCGCGCCGCGGGTGGTCCAGGGCGAGATCGTCCCGCCCGGCACCGGCACGACCCCGCCCGGTGCCCGGACGGCGGGCACCCCGGACCACCCCTGA